The DNA region taaataagggttttatctcccttcttcatttcttctccaactattaataaccattctcattccacccaactaccaaacatgctaagggtgcgtttggtttgcacatgggaatcggaatcggaatgggtatcaaatacttgataagggTAGCATGggtagcatgtttggtagttgggtggaatgagaatgattattaatagttggggaagaaatgatgaagggagatgaaacccttatttaataagggtatgagttttgccattgatggggtattccaaacccatagtagcattcacaaaacctatcaaccaaacactaacaatcactttgatacccataccttatgcctaaacccccaaccaaacacaccctaaatactttcaccaaaacccattaccattaccaagtatttgatacccattctgattccgattcccatgtgcgaaccaaacgcaccataagtaataattctaataagataaaacaatatatatttttcttaatgaacagcaaatacaaattaaaacataaaggaaaatgacatttaacTTAGTTCATTTATGCCCTCACTGAATGTTACAAAATTTTGGTCATTTTTGATTGCTTTTTTAATGTGAAATCTTATTTTAGGTAagagcattttttttcttcaattttttttatttatatttttcagttttttgcgccagttttttttttccatggcCAGACAAGTATGGAAAGATCAAAATtatccaaaatatgatagtatggaatgttaaatgacaaaaatgatagtctgagattaaatttaaaatttcaaccaGACCTCcattggaattaactctaaaaaatattaataaatataaaacattaaattagaaaaattttGAATCAACCATCATTAATCAAATGGGATATAATTAGCAAAGGCAATTATTAATAGAATTTGAGTAtcttatgtatttaattttttccccTACAATAGAATATTGTTGTACAGGAATGCAATGCACACCAGCACACACGCTAATAATTACGGACTACCTCTTATTATTTCCTGTACTATACTCCCGCCGGTCACCGTCCTCCGCCGCGCCGGGGTTTAGTCACTTTAAGTTCCGATCGCCGGCGGCACTCCCTTAGTGACTCTCTTGGTCTTTACATACATGCCATAGACGTAGGAGGAAAAACCCCATACGCAGAGCACGGTGGAGACGGCCTTGCTGCCGCCCATGTGATCTCCGTAGGCCATGACTCCGGCGATGACGTTGAAGGCCATCAGCGCCGTGGAGCAGATCCCGCTCGTCACCGACGTCGTTAAGAACACCATGCCGGCGGTGCCCATGAAGCAGAGCTGCCACGTCACCACATTGACAGCCACCGTGATTGCGTAGGCTTTGGACCCCAAGTCGAACCCCCCTTGGCTTTCCTTTTTCATGCCGGAGAACCCACCGTCGATTGCCATCCCCACCGTCGCTAGCACGGTCGCCGCCGCCTCCATCACCACCTGCATTTCCACCACCATGGCGTAGCAGTGCACATTCCTGCACCACTTGCGCAACATTAATTTATACATAGATCCACTAAGTCCACAAAGACTTTAATTTGGAAACCAAATCatctttaaattaaaaattaaggcAAGAGGTcagaacttaaaaaaaaaaaaaaaatagccatTGATGATTACCTGTATAACTTCTCTACTAGTGGCAAGTAGAGAGCGAACAACAAGGCGGCTCCGATAGTGCAAAAGAATCCGACGAAATACTTGGCTTTAGTGAGCCCGACCGGCTTGTCACTGCTGGAATCCAACGCCAGCAAGACGGCGGCGAGGGTTAGAAGAACAACGCAGTTGAGATTAGCGAACGTGATCTTTTGCCTCACGATAATGGCGGACAGAAAGAGAACAAAGACGAGCTGAGACGCTAAAACCAAGGAGCAGGTGGAGACAGGGAGGTAGGAGGTTCCCCAGGAGATAAGGAGGTTGTTAACGCCGAGCATGAGGCCAATAACAACGGAGAGAGAGAAGATCCGGAGGTTAAATCCGGTGAAGGGCCGCCTCTCCGAGGAGCTGAAGGCGTAGACGGCAGGGATGAGCAGCGGGAAGCCGGCGCATTGGACCCAAGTGGCTACCCATCGGCTTGATCCGCCATGGACGAAGTAGAATTTGGAAAGCAAGCTCGAAGATACGGAGCCAACCAACTGGAAAACGTAGTTCACAATCAAAAGAACCTTGTAATGCTTCGTGTCTGTTTGCGCATTTTGCTTTCGATGATTGAAAGTATGaggtgatgatgataatgagaGTTGGATACTTTCATCAACCAAAGCCATTATATTAATGGATGATGATCGGATACAATcacaaacacacatatatatagcaatGGAAAGAGCTAGGCGTTGTTTTCCAAATTTTTAGTctctttataattttcttttttaatattttcctAGCCCACAAAGtataaactaatttaaattGTCCGTAACTGACGGACTTTACTCAAGAAAGCTCATAACAGTTTCAATGGAGAATCAAATCACATATCCCACTAACTTAATCTAAGTTGTCACATTTTTCATACTACACTAATACCGTCGGCAGAGCAATTTCAATTTGTCTGTACGGGCAGTTCAATTTCTCAGCGGCATTAGGTAAGTTGCACCTAATATAGTGGGTTCCTTATGGACAAAGCACATCCTCTCACTTAATAGACTTTTGAGTCAATGTGATTTATTAAAACCATGCCAGCAAAATAATCCACCCATGTTAAAATTTgtgtgtaattttgtataattttatttatttatttatttaaaaaataaatcacagACCTATCTTACTTGACTTGTCTAATAGGTTAGTTGACAACAGATCTAGTACTTACAAGTAGGATTGGGATGGGATTTTTTGagtcaaataataaaattgaataaaattttaaaatttatgattaaattgttattaattaaaaaagatttAGTTATAGGTGTTACGATTGTGCTAATGCAAACGGATTCATGAGAGTCGAAAAATCTTGTCTTTATCAcacctatgttttttttttctttttcttttggagtCAGAGAGTGTACCTTTACGTACAAAGAGTCTTCATAAGGTCTCCTAATGACTcgatcttcatcttctcttaTTAACTAAGGTCTACTATAAATCTTAGGTTCAGGTTCTCAGTGAGATTTGAACTTCCATATTGTCGATAAAGTAAGACTTTAAGGGTGATCGATTAAACTAATTGAGTTAAACCGCATGACACCTCACACACTATTGCTACTATCCGAGTATCCCATTAGGTTAATCCAAGATCTATTTTTGGTATTCTTATTCTTTTCAAAAGCTTACGTCCATTTTGTGCTATAATTATTTACTGtgtcaatttcaaattttacctGAATTAGCACTTTTTTCctttcaataatatataaaaatttgaatttcttcagagaaaaatctttaaattattacaaagatttgatttttttatggaAATTAATTCTTTAGGCTCCTTTAATTTAATTCTATTATGTGTAAGTTGTTGCCTTTTGATGGTTTTGTCAAAGCCGGTCTACCATAAACCAGGTATAGAGATACATAACGGGGTATGTAGgaaaataatagtattattgCTCGCGACACTAAACTCAAAAGAGTGCATACAAAGCCCGAGATACtggcccaaataataaatagataAGGGATGGATGGACTATAAGAATAATGTATGGGTTGAAGGTTAGGAACCCATACCACTGGACCAGGGGAATTAAGTGATCCAAGGGATGATCCTTATGGGACGTTTGATTCAGGTCATCTGaaattacctaggtaatctgagtctggtaatgctatattaccttgtttgattcaagttatgagattacctagtaatgttatattacctcaaagctgatgtgaCGGTAATGTTTTAAAGTAATGTGATTACTCTCATTTTCTTAAGTAATCTTATATTACCTTGAATTATTCTAACTTTGCCATTGTTAACtaatcattatataataataataataataataataataataataataataataatcaatatatgtttatgtaatcaaatatacatgtgtgtgtgtgtgtgtgtgtgtatatatatatatgtgtgtgtgtgtgtgtgtgtgtctatatatgtgtgtgtataatcaaatatacatgtgtgtgtgtgtgtgtgtgtgtatatatatatatatatgtttttaataattaagcattgatgcgcgcacacacacaatgatttaacgacatttcaatgattttcttgacgaagcacaaaaaatagtcatgtcacaataatactaggatcaaatgaggatgttttgataaaaaatgactagaagtggattgtcacctataaatctaaaacCAAAACTGAAATTAACTATGATTAATTTTACACTCTctattataagtattacattttcatctacACCGAATTCGTCTCACAAGAAAGTCACCctgtattataatattatgtgttGTAATCATTGCttcaaacaaaaacataaaactaaaattgaagTGCATGGCTAAAGCTTACAGAATACAAACCTGAAGCTCACACATGAATTCAAGCATCGACTCTACAACATATATTGGTGTTAACACCTAAGTACagttacatttattaataactattcattaataaattaatttgttacactttttctttttataataaattctGTTACTTGGCTCTCGTCGCCGGCCAACATACTTTAGTTTATGATTTCAACAAAAATCGTTGGTGTTTACTTTCTGAAATGGAAAGAACATGACTATTtagttatattattaaataaatggttttttttttttttgaaaatcagcATCAACTTATATTAAATCATCAAAATATTCCGAAATACAATCAGGCGGATAATAATTCCACTCTCCGAGGACAGAAGAAGAAACAGTTACCCGTGCAAACACGTGAGCAacatgattcgctgacctcCTGACATGGCGAACAAAGATGTTCCCAATATCCCTAACAATAATACGACATTGCTTAATAATAAGGCCGACATAAGAGTAATCACGACTAACAATATTAAAACTATTAAATAAATGGTTAGTTGATCTGAAAAGGAAGATCTGTTTCACTATTTTGAAATCtctttcagtttttttttttttttttttttggcatgaTAAAATCATAATAGGATGTGAAGGCTTTCTTTATAATTCCAAAATAAGTAAGGAGTGTGGTGCAGTTCTCATGTGAtttgtaaaatattatataaaaaaagagtttatcGGCCTAGTACTCTCTTCTTATGTAGTGCCTGTGTGTTTTCCTCATCACCTAGAAAAAAAGAGttatacttgtgtgagactgtcctGATCCTTATCCGTAAAACGGATCGGGTCAAttgcaaatataatatttatactagccaatgtaatactaaattaagaataaaatgtttgttacttataagtgaaaaacgtaatatttttacatcaagatataaaaatattacatttttcttcaaaagtattatatttttcttcaaagtattacatttttacatataaataataaacattattttattcttattcagtattacactattacatttactagtataagtattacatttcatcttaacTCACCCGCttggtctcacacaaatttttgtcaaaaaataattaaggaaaatttATGAAATAGATAGACGCGAACTGAACAAATCAGCAATACACGTGGATAAACAATACCAGAGATCACATGCAAATTGTTTGTAACTTGTTTTTGACATCGTAGATTCCTAGTACGTATTTGCTTTTGATTTCGGgcagcatgtttggttcgctgaaaaccgtttttcaagaaattttttATCCTTGAATTAGGGAAAACTGACCATTCatgaaaaacataatttttctcaaaaatatggAAATTATTTTCTATGGCCACCCttggtattttattttctatgaaAAATGTTATCCATAAAAAACAAGTAGACAATTATGTACTcattaaattttcttaattaccattattattattattattattgttgttgttgttgttgtgtagGGGGTATAATTATCTTTAtactaactagtattttcgcccgtgcgttgcacggaatgaattttgttataatgttttaagaatatttagattgatatataattatataaattataacatcaatattatatagtgcaaatgatgaaaattgttggatcgattatgttttctaatgttattcttgcttgaattcaagcaaataattgctcaattactcgtgcgatgcacagataaatattttaaattatatatttagataataaaattaaagatcgaataataaaaaaaaatctaatattgaacgtgtataattattttattatgtgattagtgtaaaaatatcactcaatataatttttgttctcttgtaatattgatcgtcacaatattttaccaaaaaaacatattataaaacattatgttattagatacaacacgtgattttaaaacatttgagtttaaataaatcaaatgtgcctagaatataaacataattatgcaaattacacatacataaaatatgacAGTAATATGCATAGTCCGCATATATTCTATACATGCcatttaatatagatacatataaaagataatcattgctattattttagtcatctaagtaaataaataaataaaatacaataaataaatgaataaatagaaagtctaatgaaataaaccaaaaatatatatatatatgtttacagCAGCccattaaaattgttttcgacaaaaaaaataaaaaattatctcaaTCTTTTAACCCTAACACCCCGTAATCGAATCAATCGTACCCTAATTGTCTAAGCAGTACTTTAGGCATTTATTTCATTGAGTAAAACGAAAGTAAGAACCATTATGGGTAGAGTTTTAATTATGTGGCTAAAAAAAGCAAGAGatacaatgaaaaatgatgaattatggtaaggtaaaaaaatcttaaaatgtaatgatttatatattaatctcaaaattaattaaacacaaattatattaggaaaattatatataaaaaaggatGAATAATCATAGTACAttaatgccaaaaaaaagtattctttagttataattataataatattatacttttatatatattacttaaataattacaCGGAAGAAATgaatgagaattaccataatgattacaataaataaaaattaggtaattatattaatatttaattattaagttaagtatttgcacctaaaaaaagataactataatttattttgtgccaataatattatacttaagtataaaaatatgtatatagattatcataaaatataatcataaaaatcacatgggagtaggtgatgagaattaacataataattattaagcaattattaacacatgtataatttattttgtactaagatatatatatatatatatatatatatatatatatatatatatatatatatatatataaatcaattatactttataatggcaagtataaaaaaccataaaaatatcataatcaTTACTCAAAAGAAGGGAATGATAatctatttttgtactaataatattataccttaaatataaaataagaatatatgttaataaataattaatattttggtacattaatttcggctaggaattgaaataattaggttggaaataattaataagaatattgGGCAATATCAATATCATGAAAATGTATTTTTGGAATCCAGTTTGAAGTCTTagacaattttgtatattattattaaaataaatatagaaaaataaagaagaaataatttaaaaaataaatataatgtcaactattattatataataaaaatgcatattacatgTTAATGGTGTAGAAAAGATATCTAACAGTAGAACTTAATTAACTGACcaacttttgcaatatatatacttcCAACATTAGATTTTAAATATCCGAACCCATAAGAGAGTGTAGAAATATACAATGTTGTGCCAAAAAACCTCACTGATTTTCTACCAGTtcacaattaatttaaaattttcatgagaAAGACCACTTAGACATCACAAAATCATTCATCTATCAACTactgaattatttttaaagaaaacctgCATCCAATCTCGTTTCATGCTTGCAACAATCTGCAACACTCTCTTTGATACGCCACTCTTGTAGTCACCTTTCATTAAAACTGATGGAGGAAGAGAAgtcaaaattatgcatttcaactCCTACAGCCCACAACGATTTGGAAGAAAGCACATTCGATAATTATCTAAGCATTTTGGATGGAGATGCACCAATTCATAGAGACAATTAATCATTATCCTTAGCAATTTAGTTTACAcatcaaaaatgagaaaaaatggGACAGACTTAAACGAATAGACGATGAATTATTTTGACCCTCAGTCCCGGACCATTAGTATAACGATGCATGAAGAGGCTAGGATCAACAGGTTTCTGAACAGTACAATTGGATGTTCTTCAAGGCTCAAAAGCTTGCAAACACCTGGCCAGTACAtaactataaaaagaaaacgcaataattaattcatatcaTAAAAAGAAGATTCAGCGTAATATCATAACCttgtaatatgatttcttaCTGGGTGGTGGAAGAAGGGAATGGGAGAACTACCAACATGAGGAGATGAGGGAGGCAAgtgcaaaataaagaattataattttttttttttgtcaccatccattgtatttataggtagggaatatgagaattataaattaataatatcaaattcctttttcaatttacctcttaatcaaatattatttcagtcaattaggaatctttataatttttcattaattaataatatttgtttccttttattatttaattttcatataaaattttcatattaataaaaatttggaaggaggatgttaattttatatatagtatagaagtatagatttatatatatatatataatataatataatatgattgacattcgtaatttttgtatctcagtCGAATTTGTAATtcgtgtattttattttttttgaacacaatgttcgtgtatatataaatattactaatttttattaccaattacaataaatgattgacattcataatttgatttaattttacatggcaattgccaattacaattattagcatatataatataatatgactgACATTTATAATTTCTGTGTCTCAAGAATATGAGTAcatttaggtaaatattaccaaaaattgtaacaatcaaaacaacattcttatctcattaatattattctatcctaataattatcataattactaattacctattataatcaattataattaatattattctatcattaatattattctataataattattattattattattattattattattgttattataattatcatattactaaaatacccctacgtttgggcgggaaaattctggAGGAgaataatgcttttatatatagtatagattattccttaccattctgatttcaaaaaaattattccttaccattccaaactcaaccaaacaatgaatatatattcctagtaatttcttttctatcACCAAACAATTGAACCCATTTTTCaggaatttatttttcatgcaatttcaattatatttctcttcaaatattttccagcgaccCATAAAGTCATATATGTtcaagtacataaataatgcaTATGGTACATTATAATGCGAAACTACCAAGCGCATAGCATCTACTAAAATGTTAAACTGCACTCAAGATATTATGGGGTGTACTATGTATCATTGTGCAATTCActcaaaatttgtaataattatcaAAACAATTTTATCTTTGCTTCAAAGCCGTTGATCTAGCTTCTTAAATCTG from Ipomoea triloba cultivar NCNSP0323 chromosome 6, ASM357664v1 includes:
- the LOC116023458 gene encoding probable purine permease 4: MALVDESIQLSLSSSPHTFNHRKQNAQTDTKHYKVLLIVNYVFQLVGSVSSSLLSKFYFVHGGSSRWVATWVQCAGFPLLIPAVYAFSSSERRPFTGFNLRIFSLSVVIGLMLGVNNLLISWGTSYLPVSTCSLVLASQLVFVLFLSAIIVRQKITFANLNCVVLLTLAAVLLALDSSSDKPVGLTKAKYFVGFFCTIGAALLFALYLPLVEKLYRNVHCYAMVVEMQVVMEAAATVLATVGMAIDGGFSGMKKESQGGFDLGSKAYAITVAVNVVTWQLCFMGTAGMVFLTTSVTSGICSTALMAFNVIAGVMAYGDHMGGSKAVSTVLCVWGFSSYVYGMYVKTKRVTKGVPPAIGT